Genomic DNA from Thermoanaerobacterales bacterium:
CCCCACGGCGGCGGATTCGGCCGGGTGATGGCGGGGGTTGTAAGGCCTGCGCGTCATGGGTTATAAGGGAATAATCAGGGCTGGCCACGGCGCTGGTCGCCCGGCTGGACTTCACTCTCACGGTAAACCCCGCACCGGTGGCGCCGGCCATCACCGCCCAGCCGTCGGATCAGACGGTAACGGCAGGAGATACGGCCACCTTCACGGTAGAGGCGACAGGCACAGAACCTCTGGTCTACCAGTGGAAGAACGGCATCGACATGGGGCGGATTTCGGGGACACCATACTTAATAATTGTTGAGGTGCTTTGGATGGTGGGAGACTTGTAGTAGAATAGAGCAAAAGATGGGGGTTTGGATGTACGAGCATGAACATTGAGAGACTTAAAGCGGAAGCTCTTCGGTTGAGTCCGGAGGCACGCGTTTATTTGGCTCGGGAGTTGCTGGCCAGCTTGGATACGATGAACGAGGCTGAAATTGAAAAGTTGTGGATAGATGAGGCCATCCGTCGAGATGAGGAATTGGATAGCGGGACAGCGCGCGCGTATCCGGCGGATGAGGTGCTCGCCCGCGCGCGTGCTCGCCGAAAATGAGCCGACTGTTTTCTATCCATGAAACTGCGGAAGTTGAAATCAACGAGGTCGCAGATTTCTATGACCTCGGAAGTCCAGGACTCGGGAGTCTGTGGCGCCGTGGTGGACTACGACGCTGTTACCAAGCAGATTACCATCACCCGTTGATGCGGCGGCAAGGCCGGGCCGCTCCTTTGCAGGGGAGCGCCCGGCAGATCACGATCAGCCGTCCCCTTCCGGCGGATGAAAGTTGATGATGCGGCCCCGGGGGCAACCATCCCCGCTCCCGGGGCTCCGTCCTTTTTCTCTGTTCTGTCCAACGCTCACCCCGCCTGGGAGAACGGGCGGGCCATTTCAATGCCCATCATTGATCC
This window encodes:
- a CDS encoding addiction module protein, which produces MNIERLKAEALRLSPEARVYLARELLASLDTMNEAEIEKLWIDEAIRRDEELDSGTARAYPADEVLARARARRK